The Pseudomonadota bacterium region TTGTCGCCCACGGCGACACGGGACCCGCGTCGCGCTGGGCCACGCACGCAGAGAGTGGCAGCTTCATCGGTTTTCGCGGTCCGAGCGGGCCCAAGCTGACCCATTTCGAGGCCGACTGGTACCTGGTCGCCGCTGACCTGTCGGCCCTGCCCATGGCCGCCGCGACGCTCGAAGCCATGCCGCGCGATGCCCGAGGCGTTGCCGTGTTTGAAGTCACGTCCGCTGACGACAGGCAAACGCTCAAGGCGCCCGAGGGGGTGGACATCCACTGGCTGATTCACCCGGATCCGCAGATTCCGTCATCTCAACAAGAGGCGTTCATACGTGCGATCGACTGGCCCGAGGGACGCGTCCAGACTTGCATTGCGGGTGAGTCAGGCGCGGTCAAGGGCATCAGACAGTTCCTCAGAGACAAGAACGCCGTGGACCGACAGGACATCTACCTGTCGGGTTACTGGAAAGTGGGCTTGATCGAGGACGAGCATCAGGTGTTCAAGCGCACCGACACCTGACATACCCTCCCCCAACGCAC contains the following coding sequences:
- a CDS encoding siderophore-interacting protein, translating into MSATESHAQPPARQRSGPRILTVTAKREVTPNLIRVTLTGDDLEGFPESCEGGHCKLVIPDWQETLDSFVARIASGDSLLHRTYTVRHYRAAEREIDIDFVAHGDTGPASRWATHAESGSFIGFRGPSGPKLTHFEADWYLVAADLSALPMAAATLEAMPRDARGVAVFEVTSADDRQTLKAPEGVDIHWLIHPDPQIPSSQQEAFIRAIDWPEGRVQTCIAGESGAVKGIRQFLRDKNAVDRQDIYLSGYWKVGLIEDEHQVFKRTDT